In one Achromobacter spanius genomic region, the following are encoded:
- a CDS encoding type VI secretion system Vgr family protein has translation MLSHKQDHRFTFTPASGAAFDVVEFTLHEALSETYRLCLELSSSDPAIDFGTLLDQPGLFTIWRGDGPVRHVHGIVTEFVQADTGFRRTRYRVVVEPSLARAALCSDWRIYQHLSVPEILADVIKHQGITDYEQVTTFEHLPREYCVQAGDTNLAFLDRLAAEEGYFYRYAHSEHGHRLLHGDRIYIHGEIAGGPVVYNPMPGGDQAEPALHRFAYAERIRTAVQTQRDYTYTHPRYSQEHSPVATDLDHQDHRYERYDYPGRYKRDEAGKPFTQTRLLGRRRDARVAFVEGDDARLIPGVAFDLSGHPREDWNQGWRPVRMRHHGVQHTSQEEDAAGLDFLLAFADLRQGFGCLDGGLGGFMGGVGAIGPIAPDEGGGCGGGGHGCSPNAKT, from the coding sequence GTGTTGTCTCACAAGCAAGACCACCGCTTCACCTTCACCCCCGCCAGCGGCGCGGCGTTTGACGTCGTTGAATTCACGCTGCATGAAGCCCTGTCCGAGACCTATCGGCTGTGCCTAGAACTGTCCAGCAGCGACCCCGCTATTGATTTCGGCACGCTGCTGGACCAGCCTGGGCTCTTCACCATCTGGCGCGGGGATGGTCCGGTGCGCCACGTCCACGGCATCGTCACCGAGTTCGTACAAGCCGACACCGGTTTTCGCCGGACGCGCTATCGGGTAGTCGTAGAACCCTCCCTGGCTCGCGCCGCGCTGTGTTCTGACTGGCGCATCTACCAGCACCTGTCAGTACCCGAGATCCTGGCCGACGTGATCAAGCACCAAGGCATTACCGACTACGAACAGGTCACCACCTTTGAGCACCTGCCCCGCGAATACTGCGTGCAAGCCGGCGACACCAACTTGGCGTTTCTGGACAGGCTGGCGGCCGAAGAAGGCTACTTCTACCGCTACGCGCACTCGGAACACGGGCACCGCCTGCTCCACGGCGACCGCATCTACATCCATGGCGAGATCGCAGGCGGGCCGGTGGTCTACAACCCCATGCCAGGCGGCGACCAGGCCGAACCCGCGCTGCATCGCTTTGCCTACGCCGAGCGCATCCGCACCGCCGTGCAGACCCAGCGCGACTACACGTACACCCATCCGCGCTATAGCCAGGAACATTCCCCGGTCGCCACCGACCTTGACCACCAGGATCATCGCTACGAACGCTACGACTACCCCGGCCGCTACAAACGCGACGAAGCGGGCAAGCCCTTCACGCAAACCCGCCTGCTAGGCCGCCGCCGCGATGCGCGTGTGGCGTTCGTCGAAGGCGATGACGCGCGTTTAATCCCCGGTGTTGCCTTCGACCTGAGCGGCCACCCGCGCGAAGACTGGAACCAAGGCTGGCGCCCCGTGCGCATGCGCCACCACGGCGTGCAGCACACGAGTCAAGAAGAAGACGCGGCGGGTTTGGACTTCCTTCTTGCGTTCGCTGATCTGCGCCAGGGTTTCGGCTGTCTCGATGGCGGTTTGGGCGGCTTCATGGGCGGCGTAGGCGCGATAGGCCCGATAGCCCCAGACGAGGGCGGCGGCT